A window from Chrysemys picta bellii isolate R12L10 chromosome 2, ASM1138683v2, whole genome shotgun sequence encodes these proteins:
- the LOC135981595 gene encoding uncharacterized protein LOC135981595, which produces MAERGYSRDATQCRVKIKELRQGYQKTKEANGRSGSHPQTSRFYEALHSILGAAATTTPPVTVDSEDGILSMAGSSDMLGDGEDEEGDEEGEAVGSSHNADFPDSQDLFITLTEIPYEASPAVTPDTESGEGSATPSATVSQPSLESHSQRLARIRRRKKRTREDMFSELMACSQAQASQQTQWRENLTRMHQANMDREERWRQEDQQATQTLLGLLREQTDTLRRLVDVLQERRQEDRAPLQSISNRPPPPPSPIPTSPKVQRRRGGRVPAKSHSTPAESSSSRRLSFPKI; this is translated from the exons atggcagagagaggatacagccgggatgcaacgcagtgccgcgtgaaaatcaaggagctgagacaaggctaccagaagaccaaagaggcaaacggacgctccggatcccatccccagacatcccgtttctacgaggcactgcattccatcctcggtgcggccgccaccactaccccaccagtgaccgtggactctgaggatgggatactgtccatggccggttcctcggacatgttaggggacggggaagatgaggaaggagatgaggagggcgaggcagtcggcagctctcacaacgctgatttccccgacagccaggatctcttcatcacccttacagagatcccctacgaagcgtccccagccgttaccccggacacagaatctggtgaaggatcagcca ccccgtctgcgactgtctcacaacctagcctggaatcacactcccagaggctagcgcggattaggcgtaggaagaagaggacacgggaggacatgttctctgagcttatggcctgttcccaagcccaggcatcacagcagacccagtggcgggagaacttgacccgaatgcaccaagccaacatggatcgggaggagaggtggcggcaggaagaccagcaggcgactcaaacgctgcttggactactgagggagcaaacggacacgctccggcgccttgtggatgttctgcaggaacggaggcaggaggacagagccccgctgcagtccatctctaaccgccctcccccgccaccaagtcccatacccacctcacccaaagtgcaaagaaggagaggtggcagagtccctgctaagtctcactccacccctgcagagagctctagtagcagaaggctctcatttcccaaaatttga